Proteins from one Fusobacterium periodonticum 1_1_41FAA genomic window:
- a CDS encoding DUF3601 domain-containing protein, producing MYSYLYDNKFLLWITIIFMFIGMITVTIILYLFFLSIVKRKKKGKLSEKHSPYDFESSQQNVINKSFNFQKYLYSGDYVKVIKTFKDYDGFTHPIGEKWYFACQYFLESEYGDVLYISTDKINIDTIYLEDREDNLYAHPEEYFKILEQGRFKRD from the coding sequence ATGTATTCTTATTTATATGATAATAAATTCTTATTGTGGATTACTATAATATTTATGTTTATTGGAATGATTACTGTTACTATTATTCTATACCTATTTTTTTTATCAATTGTTAAAAGAAAAAAAAAGGGGAAACTTTCAGAGAAACATTCTCCTTATGACTTTGAAAGTAGTCAACAAAATGTCATTAATAAAAGTTTTAACTTTCAAAAATATCTTTATTCGGGTGATTATGTAAAAGTTATAAAAACTTTTAAGGATTATGATGGTTTTACTCATCCAATAGGAGAAAAGTGGTATTTTGCTTGTCAGTATTTTTTGGAGTCTGAATATGGAGATGTCCTTTATATCTCAACTGATAAAATTAATATAGATACTATCTATCTTGAAGATAGAGAAGATAATCTTTATGCTCATCCAGAAGAATATTTTAAAATTTTAGAACAAGGAAGGTTTAAAAGGGATTAG
- a CDS encoding DUF3601 domain-containing protein translates to MSKIILILPFVFLFIGVFTVIYIMYMTIFEKRRKKMKNKEMNKLRETLSPYEFESTQKNAVNKRFSFMEYLYSEDYIKVIKEFKDYYGFTHQEGEKFYFACAYFLPYEDGYTLYISKDKINIKAIYLQDRPETQREICYNLKKYFEIIEQGRFKR, encoded by the coding sequence ATGTCTAAAATTATATTAATACTTCCATTTGTATTTTTATTTATTGGAGTTTTTACTGTTATTTATATTATGTATATGACTATATTTGAAAAAAGAAGGAAAAAAATGAAAAATAAAGAAATGAATAAATTAAGAGAAACTCTATCTCCTTATGAGTTTGAAAGCACTCAAAAAAATGCTGTTAATAAAAGGTTTAGCTTTATGGAATATTTATATTCAGAAGATTATATAAAAGTTATAAAAGAATTTAAGGATTATTATGGTTTTACACACCAAGAAGGAGAAAAATTTTATTTTGCTTGTGCATATTTTTTACCTTATGAAGATGGCTACACTCTATATATTTCAAAAGATAAAATTAATATTAAGGCTATTTATCTTCAAGACAGACCAGAAACTCAAAGGGAAATTTGTTATAACTTAAAAAAATATTTTGAGATTATAGAACAAGGGAGATTTAAAAGATAG
- a CDS encoding VOC family protein, whose translation MYIEHIAMYVNDLEKTKEFFIKYLGAKSNNIYHNKKTDFKSYFLTFDSGCRLEIMTKPELVDDIKDLKRTGFIHIAFSVGSKEKVDELTEILKIDGYEVISGPRTTGDGYYESCIVGIEGNQIEITV comes from the coding sequence ATGTATATAGAACACATAGCAATGTATGTAAATGATTTAGAAAAAACTAAGGAATTTTTTATAAAATATTTAGGTGCAAAATCAAACAATATTTATCATAATAAAAAAACTGATTTTAAATCTTATTTTTTAACTTTTGACAGTGGTTGTCGTTTAGAGATTATGACTAAACCAGAATTGGTTGATGATATAAAAGATTTAAAAAGAACAGGTTTTATCCATATCGCATTCAGCGTTGGAAGCAAGGAAAAAGTAGATGAATTGACTGAAATACTAAAAATAGATGGCTATGAAGTTATTAGTGGTCCAAGAACAACAGGTGATGGCTATTATGAAAGTTGTATTGTTGGTATTGAAGGAAATCAAATAGAAATTACAGTTTAA
- a CDS encoding ABC transporter permease: protein MELLKEDEEYISFLLKQGKKVEAIAFIKNKTGMTLKEAKDYIDKKNIPISKEDEQYLSSLINENKELEAVVFLHKNKDMSLLEAKNYTDRLILMKNIETNKKRSRKFGYVYDEELNTFVPNLARQKKVLKIMLNIFLVLLVITLIQFIFLDRSSDIKMIIFKFSISGISVLIITLPLGSLSIHYIENKLKKLKNLELSNQFEVKAFISNFHLSLHVLLILIFIIIIPIFLLKIEYKDYKGIFYFFGLIAITVAGIYELLKMLKYKKYSLKIDSREITLLYDKNEIKSIKFEKINFIKFYAKKFKGGENDIPTIEIFDMEKNIFTELDIKISDYILLKMYFEKHKVLVKDEFKRL from the coding sequence ATGGAATTATTAAAAGAAGATGAAGAGTACATTAGTTTCTTACTCAAGCAAGGAAAAAAAGTAGAGGCTATTGCTTTTATAAAAAATAAAACAGGAATGACTTTAAAAGAAGCCAAAGATTATATTGATAAAAAAAATATCCCTATTTCTAAAGAAGATGAACAATACCTATCTTCTCTGATCAATGAAAATAAAGAATTAGAGGCAGTTGTTTTTCTACATAAAAATAAGGATATGTCTTTATTGGAAGCAAAAAATTATACAGATAGGTTAATTTTAATGAAAAACATTGAAACTAATAAAAAAAGGTCTCGTAAATTTGGCTATGTTTATGATGAAGAATTGAATACTTTTGTTCCAAACTTAGCTAGGCAAAAGAAAGTACTAAAAATAATGCTAAATATTTTTCTAGTACTTCTAGTTATTACATTAATTCAGTTCATATTTTTAGATAGAAGCTCAGATATAAAAATGATAATTTTTAAATTTTCTATCTCAGGTATTTCAGTTTTAATTATAACTTTACCTCTAGGTAGCTTAAGTATCCACTATATAGAGAATAAATTGAAAAAACTTAAAAATCTAGAACTTTCAAATCAATTTGAAGTTAAAGCTTTCATTAGTAATTTTCATTTGTCTTTACATGTCCTATTAATTCTTATATTTATTATTATAATACCTATTTTTTTACTTAAAATAGAGTATAAAGACTATAAGGGAATTTTTTATTTCTTTGGGCTGATTGCAATCACAGTTGCTGGTATTTATGAACTCTTAAAAATGTTGAAGTATAAAAAATATTCTCTAAAGATAGATAGCAGAGAAATTACTTTGTTATATGATAAGAATGAAATAAAATCTATAAAATTTGAGAAAATAAATTTTATTAAATTTTATGCTAAAAAATTTAAGGGAGGAGAAAATGATATTCCTACTATAGAAATTTTTGATATGGAAAAAAATATATTTACTGAGTTGGATATAAAAATAAGTGACTATATTCTATTAAAAATGTATTTTGAAAAACATAAAGTACTTGTTAAAGATGAGTTTAAAAGACTTTAA
- a CDS encoding immunity 26/phosphotriesterase HocA family protein, with translation MKLIFELTNERRKYLGLIPVEEHWELVKFDNGIYYYFEDDIIRKEIKVSKNYYHEAELNEKTAENRTMILPKTKRGKIKKFNYTATQSFSPFGTYFTFSTNGVIIANYTTQRTYYSEIFSEKEKISLDNLKKWLDKWMKETTEEDLEEIEEFKNAKRKHCKFNEGDFFAFKISRREWCFGRILLDVSKLRKDENFKKNKNYGLANLMGKPLIIKVYHKISDNKNIDLKELSKCLALPSQAIMDNIFYYGEAIILGNLPLKPEENDMFISVSESISGIDKNIAYLQYGLIYREIPLSDYEKLIKDLKIGPQTLRREGIGFGIYTDDLKECIEAKSNSPFWKKYKKHNIPDLKNPDHIELKRKIFKAFGLDADKTYEENLKMLEVK, from the coding sequence ATGAAATTGATATTTGAATTGACTAATGAACGAAGAAAATATTTAGGACTTATTCCTGTAGAAGAACATTGGGAGCTTGTAAAGTTTGACAATGGTATCTATTATTATTTTGAAGATGATATTATTAGAAAAGAAATAAAAGTTAGCAAGAATTATTATCATGAAGCTGAATTAAATGAAAAAACAGCAGAAAATCGTACAATGATACTTCCTAAAACTAAAAGAGGAAAAATTAAAAAATTTAATTATACAGCAACTCAATCTTTTTCACCTTTTGGAACTTATTTTACTTTTTCAACTAATGGAGTGATTATTGCAAATTATACTACACAAAGAACTTATTATTCCGAAATATTTAGTGAAAAGGAAAAGATATCTCTTGATAATTTAAAAAAATGGTTAGATAAATGGATGAAAGAAACTACTGAAGAAGATTTAGAAGAAATAGAAGAATTTAAAAATGCTAAAAGAAAGCATTGTAAATTTAATGAAGGAGATTTCTTTGCTTTTAAAATCAGTAGAAGAGAATGGTGCTTTGGTAGAATTTTACTAGATGTTTCTAAACTAAGAAAAGATGAAAATTTTAAAAAGAATAAAAACTATGGTTTAGCTAATCTTATGGGAAAACCTTTAATAATAAAAGTTTATCATAAAATAAGTGATAATAAAAATATTGATTTAAAAGAATTATCTAAGTGTTTGGCATTGCCTTCACAAGCTATTATGGATAATATTTTTTATTATGGAGAAGCTATTATTTTGGGTAATTTACCTTTAAAACCTGAAGAAAATGATATGTTTATTTCAGTTAGTGAAAGTATAAGTGGTATAGATAAAAACATCGCATACCTACAATATGGACTTATATATAGAGAAATTCCTCTTTCTGATTATGAAAAACTCATTAAAGACTTAAAAATTGGTCCTCAAACTCTTAGAAGAGAAGGAATAGGTTTTGGAATATATACTGATGATTTAAAAGAATGTATAGAAGCAAAGTCTAATTCACCTTTCTGGAAAAAATATAAAAAACATAATATACCTGATTTGAAAAATCCAGATCATATAGAATTGAAAAGAAAAATTTTTAAAGCCTTTGGACTTGACGCAGATAAAACTTATGAAGAGAATTTAAAAATGTTGGAGGTTAAATAA
- a CDS encoding S1 RNA-binding domain-containing protein: MIKVGKRQKLVINNFSSVGAYLFAGTDDDKDNILLPNNELEGRDLKEGDEVEVLIYRDSEDRLIATFRKTEALVGTLAKLEVVDDNPRLGAFLDWGLNKDLMLPNSQKETKVEIGKKYLVGLYEDSKGRVSATMKIYKFLMPSNDIKKGDIVNATVYRVNDEIGTFVAVEDRYFGLIPKSECFEEYSVGDELTLRVTRVREDKKLDLSPRKLLSDQIESDAELVLGKMRLLKEHFRFNDNSLAEDIKDYFGISKKAFKRAIGSLLKNGLIEKSGDYFILKK; this comes from the coding sequence ATGATAAAAGTTGGTAAAAGACAAAAATTAGTTATAAATAATTTTTCAAGTGTAGGAGCATATTTATTTGCTGGAACAGATGATGATAAGGATAATATACTTCTTCCTAACAATGAACTTGAAGGAAGAGATTTAAAAGAGGGAGATGAAGTAGAGGTTCTAATTTATAGAGATAGTGAAGACAGACTTATTGCTACATTTAGAAAAACAGAAGCACTTGTTGGAACTCTTGCTAAATTAGAAGTTGTTGACGATAATCCAAGATTAGGAGCTTTTTTAGACTGGGGACTTAATAAAGATTTAATGTTACCTAATTCTCAAAAAGAAACTAAAGTTGAAATTGGTAAAAAATATTTAGTTGGACTTTACGAAGATAGTAAGGGTAGAGTATCTGCTACAATGAAAATATATAAATTCTTAATGCCTTCAAATGACATAAAAAAAGGTGATATTGTTAATGCAACAGTTTATAGAGTAAATGATGAAATAGGAACTTTCGTTGCAGTTGAAGATAGATATTTTGGTTTAATCCCTAAGAGTGAATGTTTTGAAGAATATTCTGTTGGAGATGAATTGACTTTAAGAGTTACAAGAGTTAGAGAAGACAAAAAATTAGATTTAAGTCCTAGAAAACTTTTATCAGACCAAATAGAAAGTGATGCAGAACTTGTACTTGGCAAAATGAGACTTTTAAAAGAACATTTCCGTTTCAATGATAATAGCTTAGCAGAAGATATCAAAGATTATTTTGGTATAAGTAAAAAAGCATTTAAAAGAGCTATTGGTAGTCTTTTAAAAAATGGACTAATAGAAAAAAGTGGAGATTATTTTATATTAAAAAAATAG
- a CDS encoding DUF2828 family protein, translated as MNFFGKTLEILKKTWNNAVTNESTLNFNLDMFAYSSRYYKQNYEKNKNRFKNALIENDEIALANLLYTLDIRNGKGERALFKSYFSTLIEMNKDYAIQILPYISELGRWDYVFEGIGTEIEENVYELIRAYLMIDIKNYNDNKPVSLLAKWLPSIKTHNKKNYFAIKLAKKLNLTEKEYRKILSKLRDRLNIVEKHITNKEYEKIEYISVPSKAMVKYKNLFFVKDEVRFKEFIEELKATKKSKYDNLFMNDFAKMYLDNLGKIGVNYLYGKSIKEAYKNSISDLVKDLSLKELEDRQILLQRFRDEKNLINTMWKKQSKIEFDKNVLVIADTSGSMQGTPFETAISLAIYISQNNKSEEWRNRFIIFSSDCIEYSYNKNAEFTDIIDEIPLIVDNTDIDKVFTKILNDSLEKNLPQLDEVIIISDMEFDMVQDKRDMSNFKHWKSEFAKHNYELPKIIFWNVARNVESFPVTKLDYGTCLVSGYSKNILKSIIDIENFDPIDVMLKTLEEKKYFEMVRAIKENLNSREF; from the coding sequence ATGAATTTTTTCGGAAAAACATTAGAAATTTTAAAAAAAACTTGGAATAATGCAGTTACAAATGAAAGTACATTGAATTTTAATTTGGATATGTTTGCCTATTCTAGCAGATATTATAAACAAAATTATGAAAAAAATAAAAATAGATTTAAAAATGCATTAATAGAAAATGATGAAATAGCACTTGCTAATTTACTATATACTCTTGATATAAGAAATGGTAAAGGAGAAAGGGCTTTATTTAAGTCTTATTTTTCTACACTTATAGAAATGAATAAAGATTATGCTATTCAAATACTTCCATATATTTCTGAATTAGGAAGATGGGACTATGTGTTCGAGGGAATAGGAACTGAAATTGAAGAAAATGTATATGAGCTTATTAGAGCTTATTTAATGATAGATATAAAAAATTATAATGACAATAAACCAGTTTCTCTTTTAGCAAAGTGGTTACCTTCTATAAAAACTCATAATAAAAAAAATTATTTTGCAATAAAATTAGCTAAAAAATTAAATTTAACTGAAAAAGAATATAGAAAAATTCTATCTAAATTAAGAGATAGATTAAATATAGTTGAAAAACATATAACTAATAAAGAATATGAGAAAATTGAATATATTTCAGTACCTAGTAAAGCTATGGTTAAATATAAAAATTTATTTTTTGTCAAAGATGAAGTAAGATTTAAAGAATTTATTGAAGAATTAAAGGCTACTAAAAAATCTAAATATGATAATTTATTTATGAATGATTTTGCAAAGATGTATTTAGATAATTTAGGAAAGATAGGAGTGAATTATCTTTATGGTAAGAGTATAAAAGAGGCTTATAAAAATTCAATATCAGACCTTGTTAAAGATTTATCTTTAAAAGAATTAGAAGACAGACAAATTTTATTACAAAGATTTAGAGATGAAAAAAATTTAATTAATACCATGTGGAAAAAACAATCAAAAATAGAATTTGATAAAAATGTTCTTGTAATAGCAGATACAAGTGGTTCAATGCAAGGAACGCCTTTTGAAACAGCTATTTCTCTTGCAATATATATTTCTCAAAATAATAAATCTGAAGAGTGGAGAAATAGATTTATTATTTTTTCTAGTGATTGTATTGAATATTCTTACAATAAAAATGCTGAATTTACAGATATTATAGATGAAATTCCTCTAATTGTTGATAATACAGATATTGATAAAGTTTTTACAAAGATATTAAATGATAGTTTAGAAAAAAATCTTCCCCAATTAGATGAAGTTATAATTATATCTGATATGGAATTTGATATGGTGCAAGATAAAAGAGATATGAGTAATTTTAAACATTGGAAATCTGAGTTTGCAAAACATAATTATGAGTTACCAAAAATAATATTTTGGAATGTCGCTAGAAATGTAGAATCATTTCCTGTTACGAAATTAGATTATGGAACTTGTTTGGTAAGTGGTTACAGTAAAAATATTTTGAAATCTATAATTGATATAGAAAATTTTGACCCTATTGATGTTATGTTAAAGACCTTGGAAGAAAAAAAATATTTTGAAATGGTTAGAGCTATAAAGGAAAATTTGAATAGTAGAGAATTTTAA